A single genomic interval of uncultured Desulfobulbus sp. harbors:
- a CDS encoding aminotransferase class I/II-fold pyridoxal phosphate-dependent enzyme, with product MRSTFLPFSKPAISEAEIEAVAEVMRSGWITTGAKALAFEQAFAEYCGTPGAVALSSATAGMHLLFIAMGIGPGDEVITPSLTWVSTVNLIRLLGATPVFADVERDTLMVSKETVAPLISERTKAIIPVHFAGAAVDLDPLRQLAAVRKIPLIEDAAHAAGTEYWGERIGHRGTTIFSFHPIKNLTCGEGGMFCSDDTELLEQIRRLKFHGLGVDAFDRTMQGRSPQAEVLEPGFKYNLTDMAAVLGLGQLARLDGFIEKRTRLAERYNQLLAEVPEVLPLIAPSYPMRHAWHLYVVRVDSNKAGMDRDRFMAALKEKNIGTGIHFKAAHLQRYYRETMPQPQGTLKNTEWNSERICSLPLFPDMELSDVDEVVTTIKEVLA from the coding sequence ATGCGATCAACATTTTTGCCGTTTTCAAAGCCTGCAATCAGCGAAGCGGAAATAGAGGCGGTGGCCGAGGTCATGCGTTCTGGCTGGATCACCACCGGCGCCAAGGCACTGGCCTTTGAACAGGCCTTTGCTGAGTACTGTGGAACGCCTGGCGCGGTGGCTTTGAGTTCCGCCACCGCCGGGATGCATCTGTTGTTCATCGCCATGGGGATTGGCCCGGGAGACGAGGTGATTACCCCCTCACTCACCTGGGTTTCCACCGTGAACCTGATCCGCCTCTTAGGGGCAACTCCGGTCTTTGCTGATGTCGAACGCGACACCCTGATGGTCAGCAAAGAAACCGTAGCCCCGCTGATCAGTGAGCGCACCAAGGCGATTATTCCGGTTCATTTTGCCGGTGCTGCGGTGGACCTGGATCCTCTGCGGCAACTGGCCGCAGTCCGCAAGATTCCCCTGATTGAGGATGCCGCCCATGCTGCCGGAACCGAATACTGGGGAGAGCGGATCGGGCACAGGGGCACCACGATCTTTTCCTTTCATCCAATCAAGAACCTGACCTGCGGTGAAGGGGGCATGTTCTGCTCCGATGATACTGAGTTGCTTGAGCAAATCCGTCGCCTCAAATTTCATGGACTCGGCGTCGATGCCTTTGACCGGACCATGCAGGGACGTTCCCCCCAGGCCGAAGTGCTTGAGCCGGGCTTCAAATACAACCTGACCGATATGGCCGCAGTCCTTGGACTGGGCCAGCTGGCTCGCCTCGATGGCTTTATCGAAAAACGCACCCGGTTAGCCGAGCGCTACAACCAGCTCCTGGCAGAGGTTCCGGAGGTGTTGCCGTTGATTGCCCCCTCCTATCCCATGCGTCACGCCTGGCACCTCTATGTGGTGCGGGTGGACTCGAACAAAGCGGGCATGGATCGTGACCGATTCATGGCAGCGCTCAAAGAGAAAAATATCGGGACAGGCATTCATTTCAAGGCCGCCCACCTCCAGCGCTATTACCGCGAAACCATGCCCCAACCTCAAGGTACCCTGAAAAATACCGAGTGGAACTCGGAGCGGATCTGTTCTCTGCCCCTGTTCCCGGACATGGAACTCTCCGATGTGGATGAGGTGGTGACCACCATCAAGGAGGTGCTGGCATGA
- a CDS encoding glycosyltransferase has translation MSAAPEISVVIPVYNERENLPELVDRCLASCRPLERSFELILVDDGSRDGSQGLITEAADAHEEVIGVILNRNYGQHAAVFAGLSQSRGEIVVTLDADLQNPPEEIPSLIEAMDEGVDVVGTVRENRQDSLFRRTASHLVNRMVQQATGVMMHDYGCMLRAYRRPIVEAMLQCSERSTFIPILANSFAGKTAEIPVQHARRENGASKYSFLKLISLQYDLLTSMSTFPLRLLSFLGVLISLSGIGFGFLLMVLRVIYGATWAAEGVFTLFAFLFVFIGAQFIGLGLLGEYIGRIYHDVRSRPRYFVHEIRGARQMKMNSTSVSSIF, from the coding sequence ATGAGCGCTGCTCCTGAAATCTCGGTGGTCATTCCGGTCTACAACGAGCGGGAAAACCTGCCCGAGCTGGTGGATCGTTGCCTGGCATCCTGTCGTCCCCTGGAGCGCAGTTTTGAGTTGATCCTGGTCGACGATGGCAGCCGGGATGGCTCCCAGGGACTGATCACCGAGGCCGCCGATGCCCACGAGGAGGTGATCGGCGTCATTCTTAACCGCAATTACGGTCAGCACGCCGCTGTCTTTGCCGGTCTCTCACAGAGCAGAGGTGAGATTGTGGTGACTCTGGATGCGGACCTGCAGAACCCGCCGGAAGAGATCCCCAGTCTGATTGAGGCCATGGACGAAGGCGTGGATGTGGTGGGGACTGTGCGTGAAAACCGCCAGGATAGCCTTTTTCGTCGCACAGCTTCACACCTGGTCAACCGTATGGTCCAGCAGGCAACCGGGGTAATGATGCACGATTACGGTTGTATGCTCCGGGCCTACCGGCGACCCATTGTGGAGGCCATGCTCCAGTGCTCGGAGCGTTCGACCTTTATTCCCATCCTGGCCAACAGCTTTGCCGGCAAGACCGCAGAAATCCCGGTCCAGCACGCCCGAAGGGAAAATGGAGCGTCCAAGTACAGCTTTTTGAAACTGATCTCGCTTCAGTACGACCTCCTGACCTCCATGTCGACCTTTCCCCTGCGGCTGCTCTCCTTTCTTGGGGTGCTGATTTCGCTCTCCGGAATAGGTTTTGGCTTCCTGCTCATGGTGCTGCGGGTGATCTACGGTGCAACCTGGGCAGCCGAAGGGGTCTTTACCCTTTTTGCCTTCCTCTTTGTCTTTATCGGTGCCCAGTTTATTGGCCTTGGCCTGCTGGGTGAATATATCGGCCGGATATACCATGACGTGCGCAGCCGTCCCCGCTATTTCGTGCATGAGATCAGAGGGGCTCGCCAAATGAAAATGAATTCGACATCCGTTTCGTCGATTTTTTGA
- the arnA gene encoding bifunctional UDP-4-amino-4-deoxy-L-arabinose formyltransferase/UDP-glucuronic acid oxidase ArnA — protein MKAVVLAYHTIGCSGIKALLEQGVEIEAIFTHHDNPQENIWFESVAELATAHDIAVYAPEDINHPLWIEKIRAMQPDALFSFYYRNMVGQEILDIPAQGCINLHGSLLPSYRGRCPVNWVLVNGEQETGVTLHYMTAKPDDGDIIGQQQVTIAEDDTALSLFGKLNQAAQVLLSVELPKIKAGTNARMPQDAAAASYYGGRGPQDGEIHWNQSAASIRNLVRAVTRPYPGAFTYLVNRKCLLWQVRVTTGQEKAYPGTVLATNPLTVACGEDALIVEFGQVEDGVFLSGGRLAEELNLSVGMRLNGRVGDVTQLPKKKQVLILGVNGFIGNHLSKRLLDSGKYVVHGMDLGTSSIGHLLGEPDFHFTEGDISIMREWIEYHVRKCDVVLPLVAIATPIEYVRNPLKVFELDFEENLRVVRYCAKYGKRLIFPSTSEVYGMCGDDEFDELQSNFVLGPIHKQRWIYSCSKQMLDRVIWAYGASEGLPFTLFRPFNWVGPKLDSLQSARIGSSRVITQFILNLVEGTPIRLVDGGSQKRCFTDVSDGVECLYRIIENKDGRCNSRIFNIGNPDNEYSMQELADILREKFATHPLRGHFPPEAGTQFIEARAYYGKGYQDVQHRRPSIRQAQTILGWEPQVSFERSVAETLDYFLQDVVRSQAVAA, from the coding sequence ATGAAAGCAGTTGTTTTAGCCTATCACACCATCGGATGCAGCGGCATCAAGGCCTTGCTGGAACAAGGAGTTGAGATCGAGGCTATCTTTACCCATCATGACAATCCCCAGGAAAATATCTGGTTTGAGTCGGTGGCCGAACTGGCAACCGCCCACGATATTGCCGTCTATGCGCCTGAGGATATCAATCATCCCCTGTGGATCGAGAAAATTCGGGCGATGCAGCCCGATGCGCTCTTCTCCTTTTATTATCGGAATATGGTCGGGCAGGAGATTCTCGATATTCCCGCTCAAGGGTGCATCAATCTCCATGGCTCCCTGCTGCCAAGCTATCGCGGCCGTTGCCCGGTTAACTGGGTTCTGGTCAACGGTGAGCAGGAAACCGGTGTCACCCTCCATTACATGACTGCCAAACCCGATGACGGTGACATCATCGGCCAGCAGCAGGTGACCATTGCTGAAGACGACACCGCCCTGAGCCTTTTTGGCAAGTTGAATCAGGCCGCCCAGGTACTGCTGAGCGTAGAGTTACCAAAGATCAAGGCGGGCACCAACGCGCGCATGCCCCAGGATGCGGCAGCAGCCAGCTACTATGGCGGCCGCGGTCCCCAGGACGGCGAGATCCATTGGAATCAGAGCGCCGCTTCCATCCGTAACCTGGTCCGTGCTGTTACCCGACCCTATCCCGGAGCCTTCACCTATCTGGTCAACCGCAAGTGTCTTCTCTGGCAGGTTCGGGTAACGACCGGCCAGGAAAAGGCCTATCCGGGAACAGTGCTGGCTACCAATCCGCTGACCGTTGCCTGTGGAGAGGATGCCCTGATCGTTGAGTTCGGGCAGGTCGAGGATGGAGTCTTCCTCAGTGGTGGGCGTCTGGCGGAAGAGTTGAACCTCTCCGTGGGCATGCGGCTCAACGGTCGGGTCGGGGATGTGACCCAGCTACCCAAGAAAAAGCAGGTCCTGATTCTCGGGGTCAACGGCTTTATCGGCAACCATCTCTCCAAACGTCTGTTGGACAGCGGCAAGTATGTGGTCCACGGCATGGATCTGGGCACCAGCAGCATTGGCCACCTTTTAGGTGAGCCGGATTTTCATTTTACCGAGGGCGATATCTCGATCATGCGCGAGTGGATCGAGTACCACGTGCGCAAGTGCGATGTGGTCTTGCCCCTGGTTGCCATCGCCACCCCTATTGAATATGTGCGCAATCCCCTAAAGGTGTTTGAGCTCGATTTTGAGGAGAACCTGCGGGTGGTCCGCTACTGTGCCAAATACGGTAAACGCTTGATCTTTCCCTCAACCTCCGAAGTCTACGGCATGTGCGGTGATGATGAGTTTGATGAGCTCCAGTCCAACTTTGTCCTGGGGCCCATCCATAAACAGCGCTGGATCTATTCCTGCAGCAAGCAGATGCTCGACCGGGTCATCTGGGCCTATGGAGCAAGCGAAGGATTACCCTTCACTCTGTTCCGCCCCTTTAACTGGGTCGGGCCCAAGCTCGATTCGCTCCAGTCGGCGCGTATCGGTTCTTCCCGGGTCATTACCCAGTTTATTCTCAACCTGGTGGAAGGTACCCCCATTCGCCTGGTGGACGGCGGCAGCCAGAAACGATGCTTTACCGATGTCAGCGATGGAGTTGAATGCCTCTATCGGATCATCGAAAATAAAGATGGCCGCTGCAACAGCCGGATTTTCAATATCGGGAATCCCGACAACGAGTACTCCATGCAGGAACTGGCGGATATCCTCCGGGAAAAATTCGCCACCCACCCTCTGCGTGGTCACTTCCCACCGGAGGCAGGAACCCAGTTCATCGAAGCACGCGCCTATTACGGAAAAGGCTACCAGGACGTACAGCATCGGCGGCCATCTATCCGCCAGGCCCAAACCATCCTTGGCTGGGAACCGCAGGTCTCCTTTGAGCGGTCGGTTGCAGAAACGCTGGATTACTTTCTTCAGGATGTGGTCCGTTCTCAAGCGGTGGCTGCATGA
- a CDS encoding polysaccharide deacetylase family protein, whose product MIPVGLRVDVDTLRGTRVGVDNLLTLFARHKIQATFFFSVGPDNMGRHLWRLLRPQFLLKMLRTRAASLYGWDILLKGTLWPGPDIGTRCASFIRRASDDGHEVGLHAWDHHRWQARLRELSPAEIETDIRRGYESLVQILGKEPACFAAPAWQITPEALEVLDRFSFGFHSDCRGTVPFQPVLEGHRFSHVQVPTTLPTYDELIGLDCTPAEYNEHLLSLIRPDRCNVLTIHAEAEGGSCLAQFQAFLHQAAERGLVFQPLGAILSQSESLIESSIVPRTMEGREGWIACQKISNLS is encoded by the coding sequence ATGATACCGGTCGGCCTGCGAGTTGATGTGGACACCCTGCGCGGAACCCGTGTTGGGGTGGACAATCTGCTCACCCTCTTTGCCAGGCATAAGATCCAGGCCACCTTTTTTTTCTCGGTGGGGCCGGACAACATGGGGCGTCATCTCTGGCGCCTGTTGCGGCCCCAGTTTCTCTTGAAGATGCTCAGAACCCGAGCCGCCAGCCTCTACGGCTGGGATATTCTTCTCAAGGGCACCCTCTGGCCGGGACCAGACATCGGTACACGATGCGCCTCCTTCATCCGTCGGGCCAGTGATGACGGCCATGAGGTGGGCTTGCACGCCTGGGATCACCACCGTTGGCAGGCCCGATTGCGAGAACTGAGCCCGGCAGAAATCGAGACCGATATTCGCAGAGGGTATGAAAGCCTGGTGCAGATACTGGGCAAGGAACCGGCCTGTTTTGCCGCTCCTGCCTGGCAGATTACTCCGGAGGCCCTGGAGGTGCTCGACCGCTTCTCCTTTGGTTTTCATTCTGACTGTCGGGGTACGGTCCCGTTTCAACCGGTGCTCGAGGGGCATCGTTTCTCTCACGTGCAGGTGCCGACAACCCTGCCCACCTACGATGAACTGATCGGTCTGGATTGCACGCCTGCGGAGTATAACGAGCATCTGCTTTCGCTGATACGGCCTGATCGCTGCAACGTGTTGACCATTCACGCCGAGGCGGAAGGCGGGTCCTGCCTAGCGCAGTTCCAAGCATTTTTGCACCAGGCGGCAGAGCGTGGCCTTGTGTTTCAGCCTCTGGGAGCAATCCTCTCGCAAAGCGAATCCCTGATCGAGTCCTCCATTGTTCCCCGGACAATGGAGGGCAGGGAAGGGTGGATCGCCTGTCAGAAAATATCGAATCTTTCCTGA
- a CDS encoding phospholipid carrier-dependent glycosyltransferase — protein sequence MNTQDQVSNTRQLVLYACLLLCFYVFAYLLPLGARDLFVPDETRYAEVPREMIASGDWAVPHLNGLRYFEKPALGYWVHAGSQLLFGENNFAVRFPSALSVGLSALLVFFLVKRARGGTGKEEAFAPIAATLVFLSCFEVFGIGNTAVLDNLFSFLLTGCITAFYWATEAKRGSRREKLWLIVAGVFCGIAFLTKGFLALAVPVLALVPYLLWQRRFIDLLRMSWLPIFVAVLVSLPWAIRIHLREPDFWSYFFWNEHIRRFNGSDAQHKESIWFFLMAAPVLVFPWTFLIPAAGKGIRQRFRERGGEASLLKFSLCWMLVPFFLFSLSHGKLLTYILPCFPPFAILMGLGLVQLLQKNGQSKLFRGGIAINSLLFLLLMLTFIVLQVLGYHGMRPYSQAWKVIMIVNGLLFFLLFCYWSYQGENLQSKIFFTGTSLFFVYVLAHYTMPDKTVEVKCPGPLIERNVPLVAEGDLVISDDDTIRAVCWYLKRDDIYNLGSPGELRYGFGYPQAGTRLIDLKAATELIETHRGHVVLVARVRAMKRWRDSLPPPLFQDFNGEKGYVFLKF from the coding sequence GTGAATACCCAAGATCAAGTCTCCAATACAAGGCAGCTGGTTCTTTACGCCTGCCTCCTGCTGTGTTTTTATGTGTTTGCCTATCTGCTTCCCCTCGGGGCGCGCGATCTGTTTGTCCCCGATGAAACCCGTTATGCCGAGGTGCCCCGTGAGATGATCGCAAGCGGCGACTGGGCGGTCCCGCACCTCAACGGCCTGCGCTATTTTGAAAAACCCGCCCTGGGCTACTGGGTACATGCCGGAAGCCAGCTGCTCTTTGGCGAAAATAATTTTGCAGTGCGTTTTCCTTCGGCCCTCTCTGTTGGCCTTTCTGCCCTGCTGGTGTTCTTTCTGGTTAAAAGGGCCAGGGGTGGAACGGGAAAAGAAGAGGCGTTTGCCCCGATCGCTGCCACCCTGGTCTTTCTTTCCTGTTTTGAGGTCTTTGGGATCGGCAATACTGCCGTACTGGATAACCTTTTCTCTTTTTTACTCACCGGCTGCATCACCGCCTTTTACTGGGCCACCGAGGCCAAGCGAGGCAGTCGGCGTGAAAAACTTTGGCTGATCGTTGCCGGAGTCTTCTGCGGCATCGCCTTTCTCACCAAGGGCTTTCTCGCCCTGGCTGTGCCGGTGCTGGCCCTGGTTCCCTACCTGCTTTGGCAACGCCGCTTTATCGATCTTCTTCGCATGAGCTGGCTGCCCATTTTTGTCGCCGTGCTGGTCAGCCTCCCCTGGGCAATCCGTATCCATTTGCGGGAACCCGACTTCTGGAGCTACTTTTTCTGGAACGAGCATATTCGTCGTTTTAACGGAAGTGATGCCCAGCATAAGGAATCCATCTGGTTTTTCCTAATGGCGGCGCCGGTCTTGGTCTTTCCTTGGACCTTTCTCATTCCCGCAGCCGGTAAAGGAATCAGACAACGCTTTCGGGAGCGGGGAGGCGAGGCTTCACTGCTGAAATTTTCCCTCTGCTGGATGTTGGTGCCTTTTTTTTTGTTCTCTCTTTCGCACGGCAAACTGCTCACCTATATTCTGCCTTGTTTCCCGCCCTTTGCTATCCTCATGGGACTGGGCTTGGTGCAGCTACTGCAAAAAAATGGGCAGAGTAAACTGTTTCGTGGCGGAATAGCGATCAACAGCCTGTTGTTTCTCTTGCTCATGCTAACCTTTATTGTCCTCCAAGTTCTCGGTTACCATGGCATGCGACCCTATAGCCAGGCCTGGAAGGTCATCATGATCGTCAATGGTTTGCTCTTTTTTTTGCTGTTCTGCTACTGGTCCTACCAGGGGGAAAATCTTCAAAGTAAGATCTTTTTTACAGGGACATCCCTGTTCTTTGTCTATGTACTTGCGCATTACACCATGCCCGATAAAACCGTTGAGGTGAAATGTCCGGGGCCGCTGATTGAAAGAAACGTGCCACTTGTTGCTGAAGGAGATCTGGTGATCTCCGATGACGATACTATCCGTGCAGTCTGCTGGTACCTCAAGCGCGATGATATCTACAACCTAGGCTCTCCGGGGGAGTTGCGCTATGGATTTGGGTATCCACAGGCAGGCACGCGACTGATTGATCTCAAGGCTGCAACCGAACTGATAGAGACGCATCGGGGCCACGTCGTTCTTGTTGCCCGGGTTCGAGCCATGAAGCGCTGGCGGGATTCCCTGCCCCCTCCTCTTTTTCAGGATTTCAATGGGGAGAAAGGGTATGTGTTTCTTAAATTTTAA
- a CDS encoding SMR family transporter, whose protein sequence is MAIYLPLILFGVFLNAAAQLALKQGMRQIGYFDFILANIPRIVWEVAANGYIWVGLICYVVSVVVWLLVLSRVEVSYAYPLLSVGYIVTACAGWFLFQENMSPARLLGIAVICLGVYLITRSS, encoded by the coding sequence ATGGCAATCTATCTTCCCCTTATTTTATTCGGTGTTTTTTTGAATGCCGCTGCACAGCTCGCCTTGAAACAGGGCATGCGCCAGATCGGATATTTTGACTTCATACTCGCCAATATTCCGCGAATTGTCTGGGAAGTCGCTGCAAACGGCTATATCTGGGTGGGATTGATCTGTTATGTCGTCAGTGTGGTGGTCTGGCTCCTGGTACTCTCTCGTGTTGAGGTGAGCTATGCCTACCCGCTGCTTTCGGTGGGGTATATCGTGACCGCCTGCGCCGGTTGGTTCCTGTTTCAGGAAAACATGAGCCCGGCTCGTTTACTGGGCATTGCTGTCATCTGTCTGGGCGTTTATCTCATTACTCGATCGTCCTAA
- a CDS encoding HAMP domain-containing sensor histidine kinase: MSITIMTVQTRIMLFIVGSGFLASLLFSLVVFYEMVEQPFNLLDTVLQEEGTRVVRSLVDSPETLMTERGRQNLGIDQYWLEVRGAVNNSLIFRSKLAEDIPLVALPSGSVAIVHPQLEGIVQDQPLDKNNHPVLRMISFLVERAGQHVRVQIGRPMEKLNEEIGEVVYGLLAGLIFSTLVLCAVSRWVAKKILQPVQHIKELARDISEQNLSRRIPLQEHGDEISELARTINLMLDRLQHSFNRQRTFLYATSHELKTPLASIRLAVDEIFSRETAGGLALVQEDLLRISKQSYRLERLVKDQLTLSSLEMMAGCNRSPVDLSSLLGSLVEEFTVLAEERGIDMQSMIEPNCVVQGDREKLHRALVNIFDNALKFTRKRGGIGISSVLRPDTVVIIFTNTGAGLDEAECKEVFDPFFRGEKSRALEFGGFGLGLTIVKKIIELHQGSVTFVSGLEQRTTVMLHLPRL, encoded by the coding sequence TTGAGTATTACCATCATGACTGTGCAGACCCGTATTATGCTTTTTATTGTTGGCTCGGGTTTTCTAGCAAGCCTGCTCTTTTCTTTGGTGGTTTTCTATGAAATGGTTGAGCAGCCCTTTAACCTCTTGGATACAGTCTTGCAGGAGGAGGGAACCAGGGTAGTGCGATCACTTGTTGATTCCCCTGAAACATTGATGACTGAGCGGGGCAGGCAAAATCTTGGGATCGATCAATACTGGCTTGAGGTTAGGGGAGCGGTGAATAACTCTCTTATATTTCGCTCAAAGCTTGCTGAGGATATCCCTCTTGTTGCCTTACCGTCCGGTTCGGTTGCGATTGTACATCCTCAGCTAGAGGGTATTGTTCAAGATCAGCCGTTGGACAAGAACAACCACCCCGTGTTACGGATGATCTCCTTCCTCGTTGAAAGGGCCGGTCAGCACGTCCGGGTCCAGATAGGGCGGCCAATGGAAAAACTCAATGAGGAAATCGGAGAGGTAGTCTATGGGCTGTTGGCGGGGCTCATTTTTTCCACTCTGGTACTCTGTGCGGTGAGCCGATGGGTAGCCAAAAAGATTTTACAGCCGGTGCAGCATATTAAGGAACTTGCCAGGGATATAAGTGAACAAAATTTAAGCCGACGAATTCCCTTGCAGGAACACGGTGACGAGATCAGCGAGCTGGCCAGGACAATCAACCTCATGCTTGACCGATTACAGCATTCCTTTAATCGCCAGCGAACCTTTCTCTATGCCACCTCCCACGAATTGAAAACGCCTTTAGCCTCGATCCGTTTGGCGGTCGATGAAATTTTTTCCAGGGAAACGGCAGGGGGGCTGGCCCTGGTCCAGGAAGATCTATTACGAATCAGTAAGCAAAGTTATCGCCTGGAACGGCTGGTCAAGGATCAGTTAACCCTGTCTTCATTAGAAATGATGGCCGGGTGCAACCGGAGTCCGGTTGATCTTTCGAGCTTGCTGGGCTCATTGGTGGAAGAGTTTACTGTACTTGCCGAAGAGCGAGGTATTGACATGCAGTCCATGATTGAACCGAATTGCGTGGTCCAGGGGGATAGGGAAAAACTCCATCGAGCCTTGGTGAATATTTTCGATAACGCGTTGAAGTTTACCAGAAAAAGGGGGGGGATTGGAATTTCCTCTGTCTTGAGACCGGATACAGTGGTGATCATCTTTACCAATACGGGGGCAGGTTTGGACGAGGCCGAGTGTAAAGAGGTCTTTGACCCGTTTTTTCGTGGCGAGAAATCAAGGGCACTCGAGTTCGGTGGTTTTGGCTTAGGTTTGACAATTGTTAAAAAAATTATTGAACTCCATCAAGGGAGCGTTACTTTCGTGAGTGGTTTGGAGCAACGTACCACAGTCATGCTGCATTTACCCCGTCTGTAG
- a CDS encoding response regulator transcription factor — MRILIVDDEPELCQQIAKLLRNQRYNVDTAGSGAMALEKIFINPYDLIVLDIMLPEKDGFTVLEELRSEKMAVPVLMLTAKGDISDRVKGLDLGADDYLHKPFSMAELLARIRALLRRSHQQTSSLLSIGELCLDTNTHIVTLGGESINLTPKEFSLLEFLLYNRNRAISRFNLAEHVWGEAFDPFTMSNNIDVHIKNLRRKLNDLSGELIVTVRGIGYMARDEQA; from the coding sequence ATGCGGATACTGATTGTCGATGATGAGCCGGAACTCTGCCAGCAGATTGCCAAATTATTAAGAAATCAGAGATATAATGTTGATACTGCCGGTTCTGGAGCAATGGCTCTGGAGAAAATCTTTATCAATCCTTACGATTTGATCGTGCTTGATATCATGCTGCCGGAAAAAGACGGATTCACTGTTCTTGAGGAACTGCGAAGCGAAAAAATGGCGGTACCGGTATTGATGTTAACGGCCAAGGGAGATATCTCCGACCGAGTCAAGGGGCTGGATTTAGGAGCAGATGATTACCTGCACAAACCTTTTTCTATGGCAGAGCTGTTGGCGCGTATACGGGCGTTATTGCGACGATCTCACCAACAAACAAGCTCACTGCTTTCAATTGGAGAACTCTGTCTTGATACCAACACCCATATCGTCACCCTTGGTGGTGAGTCTATCAATCTTACGCCCAAGGAATTTTCCTTGTTGGAATTTCTCCTGTACAATCGTAACCGAGCCATTTCCCGTTTCAATCTGGCCGAACATGTTTGGGGAGAAGCTTTTGATCCCTTTACTATGTCGAATAACATTGATGTCCATATCAAGAATTTACGAAGAAAATTAAACGACCTATCAGGAGAACTGATTGTGACCGTACGAGGGATTGGTTATATGGCCCGAGATGAACAAGCATGA
- a CDS encoding ATP-binding protein, producing MKIRHRITLWVSLAGLGSSIIFSLIVFFWGLDSPYEFLDQELEIRAHSVIDELGREQQRGLEIDSTTLNNFSHLYWLRIYDVEGALVFSSTMTQNVALPMRPGNRGYLIRTQLPLHRFYAEEGDEPTAFWNRVLNVKIGEKKYQIHVARPVESLVGESIESAVMIGASLLASTLILILVSYHVAGRILKPIQNINRMMVEITENTLGKRIPLSGNHDELDELTGSLNSMFNRLQFSFQRQKEFIANASHELKTPLTLLRLSQEEILQDAQLPSVLQKKLLSQERALARVSQLVKSLLDLSRLELSDQLNRTVFSFNELIQSVLDEFKLLFQEKQLRVDCSMEGECSLRADRSKIRRLLINLFDNAIRYNQVNGEIRCQVLFRETTLVFILANTGSAIPPQDRLKVFEQFYRCEHSRATRHGGSGLGLTIVQRIVALHRGKIAILDSPPGWTIVEVEYPRGHVVAAS from the coding sequence ATGAAAATTCGGCATCGTATAACCCTGTGGGTGAGCCTGGCAGGGCTCGGTTCCAGTATTATTTTCTCTTTAATCGTATTTTTCTGGGGGCTGGATAGTCCTTACGAATTTCTCGATCAGGAACTGGAAATTCGGGCGCACAGCGTGATTGACGAACTCGGGAGGGAGCAGCAGCGCGGGCTGGAGATTGACAGCACGACCTTGAACAATTTTTCCCATCTTTATTGGTTGCGGATTTATGATGTTGAAGGAGCGCTTGTTTTTTCCTCTACTATGACTCAAAATGTCGCTCTGCCAATGCGTCCTGGTAACCGGGGGTATCTTATTCGGACACAGTTACCTCTGCATCGATTTTACGCTGAAGAGGGCGATGAGCCCACTGCTTTTTGGAACAGAGTGTTAAACGTTAAGATTGGGGAGAAGAAATACCAAATTCATGTGGCAAGGCCCGTGGAAAGCTTGGTGGGCGAATCCATCGAATCGGCAGTGATGATCGGAGCCTCATTGTTGGCCTCGACCTTGATTTTGATTTTAGTCAGTTATCATGTCGCTGGTAGGATTCTGAAGCCAATTCAGAACATTAACCGGATGATGGTAGAAATCACGGAAAATACCCTTGGAAAACGTATTCCGCTCAGTGGAAATCATGATGAACTCGATGAATTAACGGGCTCATTGAATTCGATGTTTAATCGGCTCCAATTCTCCTTTCAGCGTCAAAAAGAGTTTATTGCCAATGCTTCCCATGAATTGAAAACTCCTCTTACTCTTCTTCGGCTCTCCCAGGAAGAAATTCTCCAAGATGCTCAACTGCCTTCAGTACTGCAAAAAAAATTATTAAGTCAGGAACGGGCCCTTGCAAGGGTCAGTCAGTTGGTCAAAAGTCTGCTCGATCTTTCCCGATTGGAACTCTCCGATCAACTCAATCGTACCGTTTTTTCGTTCAATGAATTAATTCAATCAGTACTGGATGAATTTAAGCTCCTTTTCCAGGAAAAACAGTTGAGGGTGGATTGTAGCATGGAAGGGGAATGTTCCTTACGTGCCGATCGGTCAAAAATTCGTCGTCTCTTAATTAATCTTTTTGATAATGCCATCCGCTACAATCAGGTCAATGGAGAGATTCGTTGTCAGGTTCTATTTCGTGAGACCACACTCGTATTCATCCTTGCCAATACCGGTTCTGCTATTCCTCCGCAGGATCGCCTGAAAGTTTTTGAGCAATTCTATCGCTGCGAGCATTCACGAGCAACCCGTCACGGGGGATCAGGACTCGGTCTGACCATTGTACAACGAATTGTGGCCCTTCATAGGGGGAAGATAGCAATCCTCGATAGTCCGCCGGGGTGGACTATTGTCGAAGTTGAGTACCCGCGGGGCCATGTTGTTGCTGCCTCATAG